A window of Streptomyces gilvosporeus contains these coding sequences:
- a CDS encoding DUF3533 domain-containing protein: MGTTDDGTRTRMTFAEEVRSAVTVRAALLVTGVLGLMVAFITSYAGAFHHPRPKDVPLGVVAPAPAAGQVVAKLDRLPGSPLAPRTVGSERQARQQIADRTLDAALLVAPRGTTDRLLVASGGGASLSQAVELVVQQAEKSQKRTVRTVDVIPADAADSRSLTSFYLVVGWCVGGYLCAAILAVSAGARPANGARAIIRLAALGVYALVAGLAGALVVGPVLGALPGSRYGLWGLGALIVFAVGASTLAFQSLLGVIGIGLAILLIVVLGNPSAGGAYPYPLLPPFWRAIGPALPPGAGTWAARSVAYFRGRAMTGPLLVLAAWAVGGILVTLVRSALRREAAEEDAGARPPRP, from the coding sequence ATGGGCACCACGGATGACGGCACCCGCACCCGGATGACCTTCGCGGAGGAGGTCCGCAGCGCGGTGACGGTGCGGGCCGCGCTGCTGGTGACCGGGGTGCTGGGGCTGATGGTGGCGTTCATCACGTCCTACGCGGGGGCGTTCCATCACCCGAGGCCGAAGGACGTACCGCTCGGCGTGGTCGCGCCCGCGCCGGCGGCCGGGCAGGTGGTGGCGAAGCTGGACCGGCTGCCGGGCTCGCCGCTCGCCCCGCGCACGGTGGGCTCGGAGCGGCAGGCGCGGCAGCAGATCGCGGACCGGACGCTCGACGCCGCGCTGCTCGTCGCTCCGCGCGGCACCACCGACCGGCTCCTGGTGGCGAGCGGCGGCGGCGCGTCCCTGTCGCAGGCGGTCGAACTGGTCGTCCAGCAGGCGGAGAAGTCCCAGAAGCGCACCGTCCGCACGGTGGACGTGATCCCGGCCGACGCCGCCGACAGCCGCAGCCTGACGTCGTTCTACCTGGTCGTGGGCTGGTGTGTGGGCGGCTATCTGTGCGCCGCGATCCTCGCCGTCAGCGCCGGCGCCCGGCCCGCCAACGGGGCTCGCGCGATCATCCGGCTGGCCGCGCTCGGGGTCTATGCGCTCGTCGCGGGGCTGGCGGGCGCGCTCGTCGTCGGGCCGGTCCTGGGCGCGTTGCCCGGAAGCCGCTACGGCCTGTGGGGCCTGGGCGCCCTGATCGTCTTCGCGGTCGGGGCGAGCACGCTGGCCTTCCAGTCGCTGCTGGGCGTCATCGGCATCGGACTGGCGATCCTGCTGATCGTGGTCCTCGGCAATCCGAGCGCGGGCGGCGCCTATCCCTACCCCCTGCTGCCGCCCTTCTGGCGCGCGATCGGCCCGGCCCTGCCGCCGGGCGCGGGCACCTGGGCGGCCCGCTCCGTCGCCTACTTCCGGGGACGGGCGATGACCGGGCCGCTGCTGGTGCTGGCGGCGTGGGCGGTGGGCGGCATCCTGGTCACCCTGGTCCGCTCGGCCCTGCGCAGGGAGGCCGCGGAGGAGGACGCCGGGGCGCGGCCGCCGCGGCCATAA
- a CDS encoding TetR family transcriptional regulator, with amino-acid sequence MPTAPRPSAARPSLTERRKAATQQEIARTAAALFAERGAAVTAEEIARASGVALRTFYRYFRTKEDAVAPLLAVGVRDWIDDLAAQAEGGDGGGADAPPVREALERAARRALTPADPPATEALHWTRGLLRVMPGDPALRAVWHRVHHDSEEALKPVLARLTGADPLTVRLAAAAANTAMRVAVEEWAAGNEPEDGPRGPAELASRAMRALTAGLAEPLDGAGA; translated from the coding sequence ATGCCGACCGCGCCCCGCCCCTCCGCCGCCCGCCCGTCACTGACCGAGCGGCGCAAGGCGGCCACCCAGCAGGAGATCGCCCGCACCGCCGCCGCCTTGTTCGCCGAGCGCGGCGCCGCGGTCACCGCCGAGGAGATCGCCCGCGCCTCCGGCGTCGCCCTGCGCACCTTCTACCGCTACTTCCGCACCAAGGAGGACGCGGTCGCGCCCCTGCTCGCCGTCGGCGTACGGGACTGGATCGACGACCTGGCGGCGCAGGCCGAGGGCGGGGACGGGGGCGGGGCGGACGCGCCGCCGGTGCGGGAGGCGCTGGAACGGGCCGCGCGCCGGGCGCTGACCCCCGCCGACCCGCCGGCCACCGAGGCGCTGCACTGGACCCGCGGGCTGCTGCGGGTGATGCCTGGCGATCCGGCGCTGCGCGCGGTCTGGCACCGGGTCCACCACGACTCCGAGGAGGCGCTGAAGCCGGTCCTGGCCCGGCTGACCGGCGCCGATCCGCTCACCGTCCGGCTGGCCGCGGCGGCCGCCAACACCGCGATGCGGGTCGCGGTGGAGGAATGGGCGGCGGGGAACGAACCCGAGGACGGGCCGCGGGGACCGGCGGAGCTGGCGTCCCGGGCAATGCGAGCCCTGACGGCGGGCCTGGCGGAACCCCTCGACGGCGCGGGGGCATAG
- a CDS encoding slipin family protein — MLEELVTAGVAVGCAGLVYLMAAARVVKQYERGVVLRLGRLASEVRTPGFTMIIPGIDRLRKVNMQIVTMPVPAQEGITRDNVTVRVDAVVYFKVVDAADAVIRVEDYRFAVSQMAQTSLRSIIGKSELDDLLSNREKLNQGLELMMDSPAIGWGVTVDRVEIKDVSLPETMKRSMARQAEATRDRRARVINADAELQASKKLAEAAAAMSDQPAALQLRLLQTVVAVAAEKNSTLVLPFPVELLRFLERSGLQAQAQTAQTEAEQRRRAEADGAGAQGAAADGVDDIDVSDVDRVADMAAAPDMAAAPDMAVTPDVQEAPDAPGAPDAQEAPDGLNAGRGAERG, encoded by the coding sequence ATGCTCGAAGAACTGGTGACGGCCGGGGTGGCGGTGGGGTGCGCCGGTCTGGTGTATCTCATGGCCGCGGCCCGTGTGGTCAAGCAGTACGAGCGGGGTGTGGTGCTGCGGCTGGGGCGGCTGGCCTCGGAGGTGCGGACGCCGGGATTCACCATGATCATTCCGGGGATCGACCGGCTGCGCAAGGTCAATATGCAGATCGTGACGATGCCGGTGCCCGCCCAGGAGGGCATCACCCGCGACAACGTCACCGTCAGGGTCGATGCGGTGGTCTACTTCAAGGTCGTGGACGCCGCCGACGCGGTCATCAGGGTCGAGGACTACCGCTTCGCGGTCTCGCAGATGGCGCAGACCTCGCTGCGCTCGATCATCGGCAAGAGCGAGCTGGACGATCTGCTCTCCAACCGCGAGAAGCTCAACCAGGGGCTGGAGCTGATGATGGACAGCCCCGCCATCGGCTGGGGTGTGACCGTCGACCGGGTGGAGATCAAGGACGTCTCGCTGCCGGAGACCATGAAGCGGTCGATGGCCCGCCAGGCCGAGGCGACCCGCGACCGGCGCGCCCGCGTGATCAACGCCGACGCCGAGCTCCAGGCGTCGAAGAAGCTGGCCGAGGCGGCCGCGGCGATGTCCGACCAGCCCGCGGCGCTGCAACTGCGCCTGTTGCAGACGGTGGTGGCGGTCGCCGCCGAGAAGAACTCCACCCTGGTCCTGCCCTTCCCCGTCGAGCTGCTGCGCTTCCTGGAGCGCTCCGGCCTCCAGGCCCAGGCGCAGACGGCGCAGACCGAGGCGGAGCAGCGCCGACGGGCCGAGGCGGACGGTGCGGGGGCGCAGGGAGCGGCCGCCGACGGTGTGGACGACATCGACGTCTCGGACGTCGACCGCGTCGCGGACATGGCGGCGGCCCCGGATATGGCGGCGGCCCCGGATATGGCGGTGACCCCGGACGTCCAGGAGGCGCCGGACGCCCCTGGGGCCCCGGACGCCCAGGAGGCTCCGGACGGCCTCAACGCGGGCCGCGGCGCCGAACGCGGCTAG
- a CDS encoding DNA polymerase III subunit alpha: protein MAGFTHLHTASGFSLRYGASHPERLVERAAERGMDALALTDRDGLSGAVRFAKAAAEAGIRPLFGTELAVADREPAPPVAARRRTPVRGGAFLDESAARAVFLARDGAAGWAALCRLVSAAHAGRRERPLAPWDALESTADGLTVLLGPDSEVGRALSAARPDRAARLLAPWRELYGDALRLEVVDHGRPGSGPGSPRLAARTVGFAVDQGVRAVLTNAVRYADPGQGPVADVLDSARRLVPVDRRPEARDGGERWLKDTAAMARTAERIAEAAGFRRALAHRLLAMTEETAGECRVDPRGDIGLGRIHFPEPRLVGARHRTAARVLRSRCAAAMVLRGYDHDRERWARLHDELRTIERLGYPSYFLTVAQVVDDIREMGIRVAARGSGAGSLVNHLLGIAHADPVEHGLLMERFLSARRKALPDIDIDVESARRLEVYRAIFDRFGEERVAAVSMPETYRVRHAVRDVGAALGMDPARVDRLAKAFPHIRARDARAALAELPELRGVREAGSERLWQLVEELDALPRGIAMHPCGVLLSDATLLDRTPVVPTSGEVPLGHQGAAGDPPGGSAPLPMSQFDKDDVEEMGLLKLDVLGVRMQSAMAHAVAEIGRATGRRLDLDDPRQVPPGDGQTYDLIRSTETLGCFQIESPGQRDLVGRLQPATFHDLVVDISLFRPGPVAADMVRPFIEARHGRRPVRYPHPDLEEPLRETYGVVVFHEQIIEILRIMTGCGRDEADEKRRALSHPEVQGQVRAWFAQRAERRGYTPDVIAHTWEIVEAFGAYGFCKAHAVAFAVPTYQSAWLKAHHPAAFYAGLLTHDPGMYPKRLLLADARRRGVPVLPLDVNRSAVAHRIELVSGGDAARGVWGLRLAFSEVHGMSEAEARRIEAGQPYRSLQDLWQRARPSRPVAERLARVGALDSFGANRRDLLLHVAELHHRHRGAAGGQLTLHTGQEPEADTVEPAGLPDLGDIERLSAELGVLGMDASRHLMADHREFLTELGALPARLLRGARHGETVLVAGAKAATQTPPIRSGRRVIFTTLDDSTGLVDCAFFDDSHAACAHTVFHSWLLLVRGTVQRRGPRSLSVVGTAAWNLAELAELRRTGGLEAVAARLAEGPDRPAPEPGTEPGPEAASEEPSPAAPGRTIRLETGYEMHPWADLQPAGERAATGRKLWHSSPGSAG from the coding sequence ATGGCCGGGTTCACGCATCTGCACACCGCTTCGGGGTTCTCCCTGCGCTATGGCGCCTCCCACCCGGAACGGCTGGTGGAGCGCGCCGCCGAACGGGGCATGGACGCCCTCGCGCTGACCGACCGGGACGGCCTCTCCGGCGCCGTACGGTTCGCCAAGGCCGCCGCCGAGGCCGGTATCCGCCCGCTGTTCGGCACCGAACTCGCCGTCGCGGACCGCGAGCCGGCGCCCCCGGTCGCCGCCCGTCGCCGCACCCCGGTCCGTGGCGGCGCCTTCCTCGACGAATCCGCCGCCCGCGCCGTCTTCCTCGCCCGCGACGGCGCGGCGGGCTGGGCCGCCCTGTGCCGCCTGGTCTCCGCCGCCCACGCCGGCCGGCGGGAGCGGCCCCTGGCGCCCTGGGACGCGCTGGAATCCACCGCCGACGGCCTGACCGTCCTGCTCGGCCCGGACTCCGAGGTCGGCCGGGCGCTCTCGGCCGCCCGCCCCGACCGCGCCGCCCGCCTCCTCGCCCCTTGGCGCGAGCTGTACGGCGACGCGCTGCGCCTGGAGGTCGTCGACCACGGCCGCCCCGGCAGCGGCCCCGGCTCCCCGCGGCTGGCCGCCCGCACGGTCGGCTTCGCCGTCGACCAGGGCGTCCGCGCCGTCCTGACCAACGCCGTCCGCTACGCCGACCCAGGCCAGGGCCCGGTCGCCGACGTCCTGGACTCCGCCCGCCGCCTGGTGCCGGTCGACCGCCGCCCCGAGGCCCGGGACGGTGGCGAGCGCTGGCTCAAGGACACCGCCGCGATGGCCCGCACCGCCGAGCGGATCGCCGAGGCGGCCGGATTCCGCCGCGCCCTGGCCCACCGGCTGCTGGCCATGACCGAGGAGACCGCGGGGGAGTGCCGGGTCGATCCCCGGGGCGACATCGGGCTCGGCCGGATCCACTTCCCCGAGCCGCGGCTGGTCGGCGCCCGGCACCGTACCGCCGCCCGGGTGCTGCGCTCGCGCTGCGCCGCCGCCATGGTGCTGCGCGGCTACGACCACGACCGCGAGCGCTGGGCGCGCCTGCACGACGAACTGCGCACGATCGAACGGCTCGGCTACCCCTCCTACTTCCTGACGGTCGCTCAAGTGGTGGACGACATAAGGGAGATGGGTATACGGGTAGCGGCCCGCGGATCCGGCGCCGGATCGCTGGTCAACCATCTGCTGGGCATCGCCCACGCCGACCCGGTCGAGCACGGGCTGCTGATGGAGCGCTTCTTGTCCGCGCGGCGCAAGGCGCTGCCGGACATCGACATCGACGTGGAGTCCGCCCGCCGGCTGGAGGTCTACCGCGCGATCTTCGACCGGTTCGGCGAGGAGCGGGTGGCGGCCGTCTCGATGCCCGAGACCTATCGCGTACGGCACGCCGTACGGGATGTGGGCGCCGCCCTGGGCATGGACCCGGCGCGGGTGGACCGGCTGGCCAAGGCGTTTCCGCATATCCGCGCCCGCGACGCGCGGGCCGCGCTGGCCGAACTCCCCGAGCTGCGCGGCGTACGCGAGGCCGGCAGCGAACGGCTGTGGCAGCTGGTCGAGGAGCTGGACGCGCTGCCCCGCGGTATCGCCATGCACCCGTGCGGGGTGCTGCTCTCCGACGCCACGCTGCTGGACCGTACGCCCGTGGTGCCCACCAGCGGCGAGGTCCCCCTCGGCCACCAGGGCGCGGCGGGGGATCCCCCCGGCGGGAGCGCGCCCCTGCCCATGTCGCAGTTCGACAAGGACGACGTGGAGGAGATGGGGCTGCTCAAGCTCGATGTGCTGGGCGTACGGATGCAGTCCGCGATGGCGCACGCCGTCGCCGAGATCGGCCGCGCCACCGGGCGCCGGCTCGACCTGGACGATCCCCGGCAGGTGCCGCCGGGCGACGGGCAGACCTACGACCTGATCCGCTCCACCGAGACGCTCGGCTGCTTCCAGATCGAGTCGCCCGGCCAGCGCGATCTGGTCGGCCGGCTCCAGCCCGCCACCTTCCACGATCTCGTCGTCGACATCTCGCTCTTCCGGCCGGGCCCGGTCGCCGCCGATATGGTGCGGCCCTTCATCGAGGCCCGGCACGGCCGCAGGCCGGTCCGTTATCCGCACCCCGACCTGGAGGAACCGCTGCGCGAGACCTATGGGGTGGTGGTGTTCCACGAGCAGATCATCGAGATCCTGCGGATCATGACGGGCTGCGGACGGGACGAGGCGGACGAGAAGCGGCGTGCGCTGTCGCATCCGGAGGTGCAGGGGCAGGTGCGCGCCTGGTTCGCGCAGCGGGCCGAACGGCGCGGCTACACCCCCGACGTGATCGCGCACACCTGGGAGATCGTGGAGGCGTTCGGCGCCTACGGCTTCTGCAAGGCGCACGCCGTCGCCTTCGCGGTGCCCACGTACCAGTCCGCCTGGCTCAAGGCGCATCATCCCGCGGCCTTCTACGCCGGGCTGCTCACCCACGACCCCGGGATGTACCCGAAGCGGCTGCTGCTCGCGGACGCCCGGCGGCGGGGGGTGCCGGTGCTGCCGCTGGATGTGAACCGGTCGGCGGTCGCCCACCGGATCGAACTGGTGTCCGGTGGGGATGCCGCCCGCGGCGTCTGGGGGCTGCGGCTCGCGTTCTCCGAGGTCCACGGGATGAGCGAGGCCGAGGCCCGGCGGATCGAGGCCGGGCAGCCCTACCGCTCGCTCCAGGACCTGTGGCAGCGGGCCCGCCCGTCCCGGCCGGTGGCCGAACGCCTCGCCCGGGTGGGCGCGCTGGACTCCTTCGGCGCCAACCGGCGCGATCTGCTGCTGCACGTCGCCGAGCTGCACCACCGTCACCGCGGCGCGGCGGGCGGGCAGTTGACGCTGCACACCGGACAGGAGCCGGAGGCCGATACGGTCGAGCCGGCCGGGCTGCCCGACCTCGGCGACATCGAACGGCTCAGCGCCGAGCTGGGCGTCCTCGGGATGGACGCCTCCCGCCATCTGATGGCCGACCACCGGGAGTTCCTCACGGAGCTGGGCGCGCTGCCGGCCCGGCTGCTGCGCGGCGCCCGGCACGGCGAGACGGTGCTGGTCGCCGGGGCCAAGGCGGCCACCCAGACCCCGCCGATCCGCTCCGGCCGCCGGGTCATCTTCACCACCCTCGACGACAGCACGGGCCTGGTCGACTGCGCCTTCTTCGACGACTCGCACGCGGCCTGCGCCCACACCGTCTTCCACTCCTGGCTGCTGCTGGTGCGCGGGACGGTCCAGCGCCGCGGGCCGCGCAGCCTCAGCGTGGTCGGCACGGCCGCCTGGAACCTCGCCGAACTGGCCGAACTGCGCCGTACGGGCGGTCTGGAGGCGGTCGCCGCTCGGCTGGCCGAAGGCCCCGACCGCCCGGCTCCGGAGCCCGGCACCGAGCCCGGTCCGGAGGCCGCGTCCGAGGAGCCCTCGCCCGCCGCCCCCGGCCGCACCATCCGCCTGGAGACCGGCTACGAAATGCACCCGTGGGCCGACCTCCAGCCCGCCGGCGAACGCGCCGCCACCGGCCGCAAGCTGTGGCACTCCAGCCCGGGGAGCGCGGGATGA
- a CDS encoding S1 family peptidase: MRNERTTPRSGVARRTRLIAVASGLVGLGAIAVPTASAQGPAPTRTFSATQLSAAGQAVRAADVAGTAWVVDPKTHTLVVTADRTVSRAGIARIERAAGSTAGALRIERTSGTLRKLISGGDAIYAPSWRCSLGFNVRSGSTYYFLTAGHCTEGKPPWYTNSLDTTGIGPTTGTSFPGNDYGIVKYTNTSLSHPGTVGSQDITSAGNPTVGQSVTRRGSTTGVHSGKVTALNATVNYGNGDIVSGLIKTTVCAEPGDSGGPLYSGTKALGLTSGGSGDCTSGGTTFFQPVTEALSAYGVSVY, from the coding sequence GTGAGGAACGAGCGCACCACCCCCCGCAGCGGCGTGGCGAGACGCACCCGGCTGATCGCCGTGGCGTCCGGCCTGGTGGGCCTCGGCGCCATCGCCGTCCCCACCGCCAGCGCCCAAGGCCCCGCCCCCACACGGACGTTCAGTGCCACCCAGCTCTCCGCCGCCGGCCAGGCCGTACGCGCCGCCGATGTCGCGGGCACCGCCTGGGTCGTCGACCCGAAGACCCACACCCTCGTCGTCACCGCCGACCGCACCGTCTCCCGGGCCGGGATCGCCCGGATCGAGCGGGCCGCGGGCAGCACCGCCGGCGCGCTGCGCATCGAACGCACCTCCGGCACCCTGCGCAAGCTCATCTCCGGCGGTGACGCCATCTACGCACCCAGCTGGCGCTGCTCCCTCGGCTTCAACGTCCGCAGCGGCAGCACTTACTACTTCCTGACGGCCGGCCACTGCACCGAGGGCAAACCGCCCTGGTACACCAACTCCTTGGACACCACCGGCATCGGGCCGACCACCGGCACCAGCTTCCCCGGCAACGACTACGGCATCGTGAAGTACACCAACACCTCCCTGTCGCACCCCGGGACGGTCGGCAGCCAGGACATCACCAGCGCCGGGAACCCGACCGTCGGCCAGTCGGTCACCCGCCGCGGCTCCACGACGGGCGTCCACAGCGGCAAGGTCACCGCGCTGAACGCCACCGTCAACTACGGCAACGGCGACATCGTCTCCGGTCTCATCAAGACCACCGTCTGCGCCGAGCCCGGCGACAGCGGCGGCCCCCTCTACTCCGGCACCAAGGCCCTGGGCCTGACCTCCGGCGGCAGCGGCGACTGCACCTCCGGCGGGACGACGTTCTTCCAGCCGGTGACGGAGGCGCTCAGCGCGTACGGCGTGAGCGTGTACTGA
- a CDS encoding S1 family peptidase: MKHRRIPHRRAVLAGAGALALAATATVTLANANAAPAPTTPKPLRLTSAAATALASQLKSGTAGAYYDAQAKKLVVNVIDETAAKAVRAKGAEARLVKHSLAQLDAARQTLKSRATIPGTAWGVDPVSNKVVVTADRTVKGAKLDRLTKVAQSLGDKVVLRHSKGEFKPFIAGGDAIWGDSARCSLGFNVVKDGQPYFLTAGHCGNAVKSWSDQQGGSEIATTEESTFPGHDYSLVKYTGNTDHPSEVDLYNGSTQKITQAADATVGEKVQRSGSTTQVHDGTVKALNASVNYQEGTVDGLIQTDVCAEPGDSGGALFDGESAVGLTSGGSGDCTNGGETFFQPVPQALSAYGAQIG, encoded by the coding sequence TTGAAGCACCGACGCATACCCCACCGTCGTGCGGTCCTGGCAGGCGCGGGAGCGCTCGCCCTCGCCGCCACCGCCACTGTCACCCTGGCCAACGCCAACGCGGCCCCCGCCCCCACCACGCCCAAGCCCCTCAGGCTGACCTCCGCCGCGGCCACCGCCCTGGCCTCCCAGCTCAAGAGCGGCACGGCCGGCGCGTACTACGACGCCCAGGCCAAGAAGCTGGTGGTCAACGTCATCGACGAGACCGCCGCCAAGGCCGTACGGGCCAAGGGGGCGGAGGCCAGACTCGTCAAGCACTCCCTCGCCCAGCTCGACGCGGCCCGGCAGACGCTGAAGTCGAGAGCGACCATTCCCGGCACCGCCTGGGGCGTCGACCCGGTCAGTAACAAGGTCGTGGTGACCGCCGACCGCACGGTCAAGGGCGCCAAGCTGGACCGCCTCACCAAGGTCGCCCAGAGCCTCGGCGACAAGGTCGTACTGCGCCACAGCAAGGGCGAGTTCAAACCCTTCATCGCCGGCGGCGACGCCATCTGGGGCGACAGCGCCCGCTGCTCGCTCGGCTTCAACGTCGTCAAGGACGGCCAGCCGTACTTCCTGACGGCCGGCCACTGCGGCAACGCCGTCAAGAGCTGGTCCGACCAGCAGGGCGGCTCGGAGATCGCGACCACCGAGGAGTCCACCTTCCCCGGTCACGACTACTCCCTCGTCAAGTACACCGGCAACACCGACCACCCCAGCGAGGTCGATCTCTACAACGGCAGCACCCAGAAGATCACCCAGGCCGCGGACGCCACGGTCGGTGAGAAGGTGCAGCGCAGCGGCAGCACCACCCAGGTGCACGACGGCACGGTCAAGGCGCTCAACGCCAGCGTCAACTACCAGGAGGGCACGGTCGACGGGCTGATCCAGACCGACGTCTGCGCCGAGCCCGGCGACAGCGGCGGCGCGCTCTTCGACGGCGAGTCCGCGGTCGGCCTCACCTCCGGCGGCAGCGGCGACTGCACCAACGGCGGCGAGACCTTCTTCCAGCCGGTCCCGCAGGCCCTGTCGGCCTACGGCGCGCAGATCGGCTGA
- a CDS encoding esterase/lipase family protein, with the protein MKLRWSRALTLLSSLALALGVTPASAEAPAVTSGWNNFSCTPSAEHPRPVVLVHGTLGNSVDNWLGLAPYLVARGYCVFSLDYGELPGVPLFHGLGPVDASARQLAAYVDKVLAATGAHKADLVGHSQGGMMPRVYLKSYGGADKVNTLVGLAPDNHGTDLDGLTRLLDHFPDAKKYLGTLTPGLTDQIVGSDVLNRLNAGGDTVPGVHYTVIATEHDEVVTPYRSGFLDGPDVHNVVLQDLCPVDLSEHVAIGLTDRIAFHETANALDPAHATPTTCASAG; encoded by the coding sequence ATGAAGCTGCGCTGGTCACGAGCGCTGACCCTGCTCTCCTCCCTGGCCCTGGCGCTCGGCGTCACCCCGGCTTCCGCCGAGGCCCCCGCCGTCACCAGCGGCTGGAACAACTTCTCCTGCACCCCGTCCGCCGAACACCCCCGCCCGGTGGTCCTGGTCCACGGCACCCTCGGCAACTCCGTCGACAACTGGCTGGGCCTCGCGCCCTACCTGGTGGCGCGCGGCTACTGCGTCTTCTCCCTCGACTACGGCGAGCTCCCCGGCGTCCCGCTCTTCCACGGCCTGGGCCCGGTCGACGCCTCCGCCCGGCAACTGGCCGCCTACGTCGACAAGGTGCTGGCCGCCACCGGAGCGCACAAGGCCGATCTGGTCGGCCACTCCCAGGGCGGCATGATGCCGCGCGTCTACCTGAAGTCCTACGGCGGCGCGGACAAGGTGAACACCCTGGTCGGGCTGGCCCCCGACAACCACGGCACCGACCTGGACGGCCTGACCCGCCTCCTGGACCACTTCCCCGACGCCAAGAAGTACCTCGGCACGCTGACCCCCGGGCTGACCGACCAGATCGTCGGCTCCGACGTCCTCAACCGCCTCAACGCGGGCGGCGACACCGTCCCCGGCGTGCACTACACCGTCATCGCCACCGAGCACGACGAGGTCGTCACGCCCTACCGCTCGGGATTCCTCGACGGCCCCGACGTCCACAACGTCGTGCTCCAGGACCTGTGTCCGGTCGACCTGTCCGAACACGTGGCCATCGGCCTCACCGACCGCATCGCCTTCCACGAAACGGCCAACGCCCTCGACCCCGCCCACGCCACCCCGACGACCTGCGCCTCGGCGGGCTGA
- a CDS encoding DNA polymerase Y family protein — translation MNTPRPPTAPPATLHIRFFRTADGAPVGADRYEQLLHLLAQFTPVIEALPPDAALADVRGALRYFDRDAEGIAELIRLRALAWYGVWCTIGIGANPLLARMAAQTAPPGQIRAVPADTGSVTSFLARRPASALYGVGPATARTLGTYGLDTVERIAAAPPATLQRILGAKTGRAVYERAHGIDPTPVTPNAAARSMGAEHRFRHDELDPVRRRQALLSLADDLGARLRASGQAARALTLTVRYADRSTTTRTRRLAGPTAHGPALTEAAYALHAALGLQRARVRSVALRAENLCRAERAARQLSFDPVADKAYRIEAAVDRARARFGTGAVRPAAKPGGKATR, via the coding sequence ATGAATACTCCCCGGCCCCCCACCGCCCCGCCGGCCACGCTCCACATCCGCTTCTTCCGGACCGCCGACGGCGCTCCCGTCGGCGCGGACCGCTACGAGCAACTGCTCCATCTCCTGGCGCAGTTCACACCGGTGATCGAGGCGCTGCCGCCGGACGCCGCGCTGGCCGACGTCCGCGGCGCGCTGCGCTATTTCGACCGGGACGCGGAGGGCATCGCCGAGCTGATCCGGCTGCGCGCGCTGGCCTGGTACGGCGTGTGGTGCACCATCGGCATCGGCGCCAACCCGCTGCTCGCGCGGATGGCGGCCCAGACCGCGCCGCCCGGCCAGATCCGCGCCGTCCCCGCCGACACCGGCTCCGTCACCTCCTTCCTCGCCCGCCGCCCGGCCTCGGCGCTCTACGGCGTCGGGCCCGCGACCGCGCGCACCCTGGGCACCTACGGACTCGACACCGTCGAACGGATCGCCGCCGCCCCGCCCGCCACCTTGCAGCGGATCCTCGGCGCGAAGACCGGCCGCGCGGTGTACGAGCGGGCCCACGGCATCGATCCGACGCCGGTGACCCCCAACGCCGCCGCCCGCTCGATGGGCGCCGAACACCGCTTCCGCCACGACGAACTGGACCCCGTACGCCGCCGCCAGGCCCTGCTCTCGCTCGCCGACGACCTCGGGGCCCGGCTGCGCGCGAGCGGGCAGGCGGCCCGCGCGCTCACCCTCACCGTCCGCTACGCCGACCGCTCCACCACGACCCGCACCCGGCGGCTGGCGGGGCCGACCGCGCACGGGCCCGCGCTGACCGAGGCGGCCTACGCCCTGCATGCCGCGCTCGGGCTCCAGCGGGCGCGGGTGCGGTCCGTGGCGCTACGGGCGGAGAACCTGTGCCGCGCCGAACGCGCCGCGCGCCAGCTGTCCTTCGACCCCGTCGCCGACAAGGCGTACCGCATCGAGGCGGCGGTCGACCGGGCCCGGGCCCGCTTCGGCACCGGCGCCGTACGCCCCGCGGCGAAGCCCGGCGGCAAGGCCACCCGCTGA
- a CDS encoding subtilase-type protease inhibitor, translating to MRYISGALALGAALVLGSLATTAQAADAPVHSIRSGGLYAPTELVLTVGQGETRATATVERAVTLSCMPGATGSHPNPKAACAQLRSASGDFAKVTGTGTERLCTKIWNPVVVTADGVWEGRRVSYTYTYANSCMMNAAQQSVFRF from the coding sequence ATGCGGTACATCTCCGGTGCTTTGGCGCTCGGCGCGGCGCTGGTTCTCGGCTCGCTGGCCACCACGGCCCAGGCGGCCGACGCCCCGGTCCACAGCATCCGTTCGGGCGGTCTGTACGCCCCGACGGAGCTTGTGCTGACCGTCGGCCAGGGCGAGACCCGCGCGACGGCCACGGTGGAGCGCGCGGTCACCCTCAGCTGTATGCCGGGGGCGACCGGCAGCCACCCGAACCCCAAGGCCGCCTGCGCCCAGCTGCGTTCGGCGTCCGGTGACTTCGCCAAGGTGACCGGCACGGGGACGGAGCGCCTGTGCACCAAGATATGGAACCCGGTAGTCGTCACCGCCGACGGCGTCTGGGAGGGCCGTCGGGTGTCGTACACCTACACCTACGCCAACTCCTGCATGATGAACGCCGCCCAGCAGTCGGTGTTCCGCTTCTGA